The DNA segment GGGTAAAACGGCGATAATATCAAAACGAACTTCTTGATCTAAATTATTATTCTCCATGAAATAATCTGCTGCCTTGACCAAAGATTTAATTTTTGTTTTGGTAACTGCTTCTTGAGGTTCCATAAACAAATCAGTACCGCGTGCTTTTACTTCTACAATGATAATTTGGTTATTAAAAGATGCGATGATATCTATTTCCGCTTTCTGATAACGGAAATTCTTAACCAAGATCTTATACTTTTTTCCTTCTAGAAAAGAAGTTGCAAGCTCTTCTGCTACCTT comes from the Chryseobacterium sp. SNU WT5 genome and includes:
- a CDS encoding YraN family protein — protein: MAEHNDFGKVAEELATSFLEGKKYKILVKNFRYQKAEIDIIASFNNQIIIVEVKARGTDLFMEPQEAVTKTKIKSLVKAADYFMENNNLDQEVRFDIIAVLPDHTGKLQITHLEDAFQSFDAN